GCATGAGTACTGCACCCACCCTCGAACGGTTCCTGCCCCGACGGAGCACGGTACGAGGCGCGACGATACTCGTCGCCGCGGAACTGCTGTTGCTCGCCGCCTACTTCGACACGACGGGCATCACCCCGACCGGCGAGCGGACGGGGCTGTACCTCTACCCGTTCGTCTGGGTGAACGTCGCCGTCTGGGGCGTCCTGCGGGCGCGCGTCCCGTCGGCTCCCACGAGCAAGCGGGCGATGGCCGCGCTCGTCGCGGGGGGGTACCTCCTCCTGCTGGGCTACGTCGGCGGCCTCTACGCCGTCGGACCGACGCAGTTCACGACGGGTATCGACGTCCGCTTCTGGTCGCTCCCGCCCGGGTGGTCGCCCGCCGTCCTCTACACCGGGTCGTGGCTCACGCTCGCGCTGATTCCGTACAAGCTGGTCGGCTACGCCGCCCTCGCGTACCTCGTCTACGGCCTCGTCCTCGACGCCGCTGGTGGCGGTGGCGGCGCGATGGCCGGGGTGCTGGGACTGTTCTCCTGCGTCTCCTGTACGCTCCCGGTGATAGCGGGCGTCCTCGGCGGGTTCGTCGGCGGAACGTCGTTCCTCGTCTCGGCCGCGTACGGCCAGAGCTACGGCCTGTCGACTGCCATCTTCGTCGTCACCGTCGTCCTCCTGGTGTGGCGACCGACGGCGGCAGACGTTTCACGGGCCCGGTCGTGGCTCGGACGATGACAGCCGTCGAAATCGAGTACTGCGTCCCGTGTGGCTTCCTCGAACGCGCCGAGAACGTTCAGCACGCCCTGCTGTCGAGCCTCGGAGAGCGGCTCGACCGCGTCGCGCT
This region of Halomarina salina genomic DNA includes:
- a CDS encoding DUF7546 family protein, which codes for MSTAPTLERFLPRRSTVRGATILVAAELLLLAAYFDTTGITPTGERTGLYLYPFVWVNVAVWGVLRARVPSAPTSKRAMAALVAGGYLLLLGYVGGLYAVGPTQFTTGIDVRFWSLPPGWSPAVLYTGSWLTLALIPYKLVGYAALAYLVYGLVLDAAGGGGGAMAGVLGLFSCVSCTLPVIAGVLGGFVGGTSFLVSAAYGQSYGLSTAIFVVTVVLLVWRPTAADVSRARSWLGR